The following proteins are encoded in a genomic region of Eriocheir sinensis breed Jianghai 21 chromosome 2, ASM2467909v1, whole genome shotgun sequence:
- the LOC126998207 gene encoding uncharacterized protein LOC126998207, producing MGGLLDSMFQGHKSSFRELENGTPQGGILSPFLFNILMEQLVALPFREGTVLLSYADDLALVVTGRGNRMDKAQQALDLITEKCEALGLKISAQKSRAMAIRAATPAGQLQAQGIGLEWVNRYLYLGVWLDSRLSFTTQASYAVRPLVDYCAPVLVSLSYSQQKKLEVAQNSALRVMLGAPRWCSACVMQSEAGLVPLASRVEYVVACSVARILLRDKEGVAQRRLRTAMAQGREVLRNNTWLIHTTSAVHGLTRTLGWWREADVPAPSFHPPPPWEPSIAPFTATPMPASKALCITQELRQRALMSMAQVTEPGSAVYYTDGSVDPVSGRTGAAAITGETRLLCRTADHCSTLQTELAALLLALEHAQARPELTVVIHTDSRAGLEALQRPRVTDNVGLVTSVLGSLQSLAAQGKCVRLHWIPSHVGVRGNEAADEAAKRAAAGPTITRRVPLSLQQTKAEARHAASWQAHQSHRELEGWKKQAAWYSIATGYHPLDDAQQHPRADGVLLQRVRLGYSTREQLQDGFQGQECAHCGRHSRLPLVHYLLSCPATARIRSAPSLHPAAC from the exons atGGGTgggcttctggacagcat GTTTCAGGGCCACAAGTCCAGCTTCAGGGAGCTTGAGAACGGGACTCCACAGGGCGGCATCCTCAGCCCGTTCCTATTCAACATCCTCATGGAGCAGCTGGTGGCACTGCCGTTCCGTGAGGGCACCGTGCTGCTGAGCTACGCTGACGACCTTGCTCTTGTTGTCACGGGACGGGGCAACAGGATGGACAAAGCTCAGCAGGCCCTGGACCTTATCACCGAGAAGTGCGAGGCACTCGGCCTCAAGATCTCGGCACAAAAGTCCCGGGCCATGGCAATCAGGGCAGCCACTCCAGCCGGTCAACTGCAGGCCCAGGGCATAGGGTTAGAGTGGGTCAACAGGTACCTGTACCTCGGAGTGTGGCTGGACTCACGACTGTCCTTCACCACCCAAGCCAGCTAC GCAGTACGGCCCCTGGTGGACTACTGCGCCCctgtcctcgtctccctctcctaCAGCCAACAAAAGAAACTCGAGGTCGCACAGAACTCCGCCCTGAGGGTCATGCTGGGGGCGCCGAGATGGTGCAGCGCGTGCGTGATGCAGAGCGAAGCCGGACTGGTGCCCCTCGCCTCCAGGGTGGAGTACGTCGTCGCCTGCAGCGTGGCCAGGATCCTCCTCCGAGACAAGGAGGGCGTGGCGCAGCGGAGACTGCGGACGGCCATGGCACAAGGCAGGGAGGTGCTCCGAAACAACACGTGGCTCATCCACACCACCTCAGCCGTCCACGGACTCACCCGCACACTCGGCTGGTGGCGGGAGGCCGATGTCCccgctccctccttccaccccccgCCCCCGTGGGAACCGTCCATCGCTCCCTTCACCGCCACGCCGATGCCAGCAAGCAAGGCCCTCTGCATCACCCAGGAGCTGCGGCAGCGCGCCCTTATGTCCATGGCGCAGGTCACCGAGCCAGGCAGCGCCGTCTACTACACGGACGGCTCGGTGGACCCGGTGAGCGGCAGAACGGGCGCTGCTGCCATCACCGGAGAGACGAGGCTCTTGTGTAGGACGGCTGACCACTGCTCTACCCTCCAGACGGAGCTGgccgccctcctcctcgccctggaACACGCCCAGGCCCGCCCGGAGTTGACCGTCGTCATACACACAGACTCCCGGGCGGGGCTGGAAGCCCTGCAGCGTCCGCGCGTCACCGACAACGTGGGCCTCGTCACTTCCGTGCTTGGCAGCCTGCAGAGCCTCGCCGCGCAGGGAAAGTGCGTCAGGCTCCACTGGATCCCCAGCCACGTGGGGGTACGCGGGAACGAGGCTGCGGACGAGGCCGCCAAGAGGGCCGCTGCGGGCCCCACAATCACCAGACGAGTGCCGCTCAGCCTGCAGCAGACCAAGGCTGAGGCGAGGCACGCTGCATCCTGGCAGGCGCATCAGAGCCACCGGGAGCTAGAAGGCTGGAAGAAGCAGGCGGCGTGGTACTCCATCGCCACCGGCTACCACCCCCTGGATGACGCCCAGCAGCATCCCAGGGCAGACGGTGTTCTGCTGCAGCGTGTCAGGCTGGGCTACAGCACCAGGGAGCAGCTCCAGGACGGTTTCCAGGGGCAGGAGTGTGCCCACTGCGGCAGACACAGCCGCCTCCCGCTGGTGCACTATCTGCTGTCGTGCCCGGCCACCGCGCGAATCAGGTCAGCACCCAGCCTGCACCCGGCGGCCTGCTGA